DNA from Cyanobacteria bacterium FACHB-DQ100:
GAGTGAGTCGGTGACGCGGCGGAGAATTCCGTTAATAAACTTGTGTCCGTCTTCGTTGCTGTAGCGCTTTGCCAGTTCTACGGCTTCGTTGATTGCCACTCGATCGGGAATGCCCAGAAACATCATTTCGACTGTAGCGATGCGGAGAATGTCGCGATCGATCGTCGCTAAGCGCTCAACCTTCCAATCGACCAAAATATCGTTGAGCAGCTGATCGATGGCTGTACGCTCAACTTGAAGCCGCGTGATGATTTCCATCGCATAAGTGCGGACTTCGGCTTGGTTTGCCAGTTGAATGAATTCGGGAAGCTCGATCGCACCGCCGATACGATTAATCGCGCTTTGAGCCAGGGCGATCGCTTCTTGTACCATCGTGCGGGCAGACTCAAGATTCGCCGCGCGGGTTTGACTTTTGAGCAGTTGGGCATCGCCGCGTTGCAGTTCTGCCGCAGCCGTTTCAAGCGTGTCGCGGGCTTCAGCGGCGAGTGTCCGAATGGAAGCAAGAACGAGATCTTGAATTCTTTGTTGACTCACTTTTTCCAAATCAGAAGGAAGCTGGCTGATGCTGAGAAGTGCCAGTTCACGGGAAATTCGACGGGCTTGCATGGCAGGTTTGGGGTTCAAATTGGCTCACGTATCTTACTGTATTCGAGACCCCGCTTAAAGACCTGATGTTAGATCCGTCAATCCATCAGACGGTTTACCCACCGCTAATTTTGGCTTTATATCCCAATTCTGTGAGCAATTGCAGCAATTTTTGCGCGTGATCGCCCTGGATCTCGATCGCCTCTTCCTTGACCGCTCCCCCCGTTCCACACTGCGCCTTCAATTTCTTGGCTAAATCACTCAAAATTTCTGGTTTGTGTTGAAATCCTGAAATTATCGTCACCGTTTTACCGCCGCGCCCTTTGCGAGACACCTGAATGCGGACATTTTGCTGATTGGGAGGCAAGTCAGGCACAGCGCGTTCAAACACTTCTGAATTGCCGAACTCAGAATAAACAACGCGGTCACGCTGGCGTGTGCCGGAGGCATCGCGATCAGGCTTCAGTTTCTTTCCCATAGCAAATCCTGATGTATCCAAATATTACAGACAAACACAACTGAATCTTAAGGAGGGCTGAGTCTCGAAAGGGAGAATGTTAGAATTCCTAGCAGAATCACTTCAGAAGCTGAGCTTGCTCAATTCTAAACGTGATGGGTGCTGTGGAAACGCAATCCCGCTGCAACGATATCAACCTCGATTTAATAAAACTCTCATCCGACTTGTGCATACCCAGAAGCATCACAAGATTGATCTCGGTACGGATTATCCCTGCCCGTGCCGCCGTCGCGGTCGCTTGATCCCGATCGCGCTGACCGAAGCGTTTGGCTGTAATCGCTGTCAGCAGATTTTCGTTGTTGAAGAAAATGGTTGTGTGATTGAACAGCTTGCCACCACTTATCCGTATAAGCGATCGTGGCGCTGGACAGGACACCAGTGGAATGTGGTGCAACCGGGATTAGGAGATAGCTATCTGCCTTTAGCGCTCGGTATTTTGCTGGTTCTGCTGAGTATTTGGCTACCTGTTGCGCTGCATTCGCCCTCCGGAGCAAGTATTATGTTGTGGGCGATCGTGGCATTGGTGTTAGCGGTGCTACCTGCGCTCATGGTTTGGTTAGCCTATCGACGGTAGCCCAATGACGACGGATAATTTGGGGGCATTTGACCCGATTTCAGCCCTACGTGCGGCTCATACGGCTTCGGTAACATTGTCATCTGCAAGCGGCGTGAATCGGAGTCGAGCAGTTCAAGCGATGGCGCAGGCGTTGTGTCGTCGCCAAAATGACATTCTAGAAGCGAATACGCTCGATCTCGAAATTAGCCGAGAAATGGCGATTTCGGAGTTGCTGCTGGAGTGGTTGAAACTAACCCCAGAACGGCTGCAAAACGTCGTGCAAATTCTCAATCGGTTAAGCGAACTGCCAGACCCGATCGGGCGTGTGATGCCTGCGAATTTTCAGACCGATCGCGCTCAGACGTATTCGCAGTTAATGCCGCTGGGTGTGATTGCGCTGATTTACGAAGCGTTTCCCGAACTCAGCGCGATCGCGGCTGGGTTGTGTATCAAAACGGCAAACTGTCTGATTCTCAAGGGAGGCAGCGAAGCAAGCCACTCGAATCTGGCGATCGCGGAAACATTACAGCAAGCGCTAGAGGATGAAGGTTTACCAATTGAAAGCGTGCAGTTGCTTCCGGCAGAAGACGCGCCGATTCGAGATTTGATTATTCAAGATCGATATTTGAATTTGGTGATTCCCTACGGGCGACCGAGTTTGGTGCAGCAAGTTGTGCGGCAAGCGACTGCGCCTGTATTGAAATCGGCGATGGGAAATTGTTATCTGTATTGGTCGCCGTCGGGGAGTTTGGAGATGGCGCGATCGATGATTATTGATAGTCACCTGAGCGAACCTGATCCCGTGAATGCGATCGAGAAAGTGCTGATTCATCGACAGCAGAATCCCGCATCTCTAGTCATGCTTTGGGATAGTTTGCGTGAAAAAGGATTTGAAATTCGAGGTGACATGACGTTAGCCAACGAATTCCCGAGCCTTCGGCTGGTTGAGGATTCGGAATGGAATCAAGCGTATCTCGATCGCATTATTAGCTTTCGGATTGTGGATGGGTTGCCAAGCGCAATCAACTGCATCAATCATTACAGTAGCGGTCATGCGGATTGCCTTGTCACTGAGTCCTACCAAGAAAGCCGCCAGTTCGCTTTGGGAGTGAATAGCGCGACAACGTATATCAATGCGTCGCCTCGGTTTTATCGCAATCCGAAACGCGGAGATGCCATCTTTTTGGGTATGTCGAATCAGAAAGGGCATCGACGCGGTTTAATCGGCCTAGAGACATTAACCACTGTAAAACATATTGTTCAAGGAACTGGACTAATGTAGCGCTTGGGCGAACATAGACCTCATGTCAGTTCAACGAATTAGAAGGCAGCCAGAATCGCTCTACCCCCAGCCTAAAAAAATCTCGAATCCCAGCCTTGCGGACAAGCCAGAATTCGAGAAGGGTGAGCTACGGATTTGTGAATTGCTTTCTAGACACCCCTAGGGCTGTCTGCACGCTTTGAACTCGTTCTTAAAGTTCTGCGGCCCCTTATAGCCAGACCTCTCTGCTAACTGCTGCAACGTTTGCCGCCCACTGTAAAATTGTCCGTTAACCTGCCAAGTCGGAAATCCTACTTTTTGCCCCGTCTGCTTTTCTGCCTCTCCTAAAACCCGCTGACAAGTCTCGATTTGAGCATCTTTTCCGCCCTCAGCGCATTCTACATAAGGGAATTCTTTAGACGCTTCCTTACCAAAGAATTGCTTTTGTTCGCAGCAGTGCGGACACCAGTACGCCCCGTACATCGTGGCTCCGGTCTGCTTCAAATGCTGTGCCAACTGCGTCTCCGCCTCTCCCGACGTATTCTCGATCACAAAATAAGGATTTCCCTGCGCGTCTGAAATTGTGACCGCATCGGCAGAAACTTGCCCAACCGAGGCACCCCAAGCGATCGACCCGATCAGCGTCACAATCCCGACGATCGACCCCAAGAATACTAATTGTCCGCGATCGTTCCAGTCCCGCCCGATCAGCGTCAGCACAAACATCAGCGTGGCAAAAGTCGCCGATGCCAGACAAAAATAACAAATCCCGTTGACCCCAAATTGCGACACAAATTTGGAGAACATAATGTACATCAAGTAGCCGCTAAACAGCAGCATCGCCGTTGCGCCCGCAAACAGCAACAGCCAAGTCTGATTTTCTAAATTCGTGCGTAACGATTTCTTTTCCTCTGGATTCACCAGTAGCGGAGCCAGCGCAAACACCGCCATCGCTAAATAGGCTAGCAAGCCGTACAGCGATAGCGGTAAGCCAAATAGCACGGCATACGGACTTTCTAGCACCCGTTCGCATCCAGTTGTGGGGCAGGCAACGGTGGCACTAGCCAGTTTGTTAAAGGTGATATAGCCCGTGTTGAGAATACCGAGTGCCGCGATCGCGCCGATCAGCAGGCGAGAGTTTCGGTAAATCCAGGGCGTAGAACGTCGGCGAGTCATAGGATGATTTCAAAGGAAGTCGCTTTGTACTCTATCAGGGTAACGGTTGCAACCATGACTTGGAGTCTGTAGTTTATTTTGGCTGAATTTTGGGCGATCGTACCGTTTGTTTTCCTGACTGTAATTGCAGCTCTAAGTTTCTTGGCAAATTCACTTGCAAAGTTTTGGTTCTTTTGCTAAGTTAATTAAGCGCTGAAAAGCGCAGTCGCCGGGATAGCTCAGTTGGTAGAGCAGAGGACTGAAAATCCTCGTGTCACGAGTTCAAGTCTCGTTCCTGGCATAGGTTCTAGAGTTTGGCGAAAAACGTTCCCCCAAATTTCCCCCAGAACCTGCTTACAGCTGAATAACGTGGACTGCGGATCAATGCCGTATTCACAACTTTTAACGGGGAGAAATACCCCTATAAAGTTATGAATACCGATACTGATACTGCAAGTTTCGGTGTGTGAGAAGCTGATTTATTTAACTAGAACGCTATACTCCGGTTCTCACACACATTATTCTGAGGGACTCAACAACTAGAAGAGTGAGTTTTTGCTCTGCTGAATATAATATCTACGTATCCTGGAAATTTAGGCAGAGAAATAAAGGGCAGATTTGATGGTTAAGCCAGCATCTGAGCGTCTTCAGCAACATACAGATCGAATCATGCAGCTATGGGAGGAGCGGGCACGGGCTGAAATCAGCGCCTCCCTGCATCACACCTCGCTGATCTTGCAGAATTCGCTACCGCAGTACTTAAACTTCCTCGTCACTGAATTATCAACCGCCATTGAACGCACCTCTACCCGTATCAACGCTGATAAAGTGGAAAGCGATCGAATTGGCAGGAAGCATGGACGGGAACGCGCGGGATATGCAGATTACTCAATTACTCAACTGATCCTTGAGTATCACCTTCTCCGCCAGGTGGTTTTTCAGGTGCTAGAGGAAGAAGCGCCGTTAACCCCACGGGAACGAGACATTATCATCAGTTCCATTGAGCAAGCTGTCAATGATGCAGCAACGCAGTTCTCCCAAACGTTGAGCGAGATTCAAGAGTTGTTTATGGTGACCCTGACCCATGACCTGAAAAATCCCCTGAATGTGATAAAAATGGGCACACACTTGGTTTTACGCCGATTTGAACGAGGTGATCGCCACTATGATGTCACAGCCAAAATGATCGGTGCGATCGGCCGACTGGATGGGATGATTCAAAATTTGCTTGATGCGAGTCGGTTACGGGCAGGGCAGGGCTTGAGTTTAACGTTCGAGAATTGCGATTTAGAGCAGCTCCTTCAGGAGGTTGTGGAGGATTTGAACTTTGCGTATGAAGACCGCTTTGTGCTGGTTTCTGATGGTGCAGTTGAAACCCGTTGCAGTCGCAAAGACCTACGACGGGTGATTGAAAACATCGCGACAAATGCTGTGAAATACGGCGCTTCTGATACGCCAATCACGCTCACACTGCAACACACGGCAACAGCAATCCACATCACGATTCATAACGAAGGTCAGCCCATTTCTCCAGAGGCGCGATCCATTCTTTTTCAACAATTTCGTCGTACTAAGACTGCTGGAGAGCAGGAAGGATGGGGCTTAGGCTTATTCCTGGCGAAGAGCTTGACTGAAATGCATCAAGGGACAATTGAGGTTGAAAGTGCAGGGGGCAAGGGGACAAGCTTCATCATCACGTTGCCAGTAGTATCGGCTGACACAACTAAATCCTAATCGATCCAGATTGAGTGCGACCGCTGAACCCTGATAACGTCCCCCAGAAGGACATTTAATCTTGTGTTCCCCCAGTGACTTAGGAGCTTATGGGAGAGCGGCGCGATTCATCTGTTGAGGGCGTGCTGAATTCTTCTATTGAGGCAAAGATTTTGTGAAGTATCAGGACGTGTAGGAAGAAAGCCGTAGAGTGAAGTGCTTCCTTCAGCTCGACCGGATTATGGAAAGTAGGCACAAACTCAGTTGGGCGCAGCCTTGCAACTGCGATCGCGCACAAAGATACTTCATCAATCTAGGGGGTTCTAAGTATGGGTACATTTGATCGCATCAGTCGCATTGTTCGCGCCGAAATGAACAGCCCTAAGTCTCAGTCAAGCTATAACTCAAATCAGCAAACGAGAGAACTAGAAGAACAGGCTATTTCTCTACGTCAGCAAATTGCAAATTTAGAAGCTACGAATAAAGACTCGATGAGTAGCGCATTGCGGCAAGAGTATGCGACTACGATTTCAAACCTCAAGCGATCGCTGGCAACGCTAGAGCAGACGATCCTTAATCTTGGTGGGTCTATTGAGCCGAGCGCCGATAAATACGCTCTTATTGATGCAGAATTAGAAATGCTAAAGCAAGCGTTAGACGAACTCTAAAGCGATCGCACTCAATCTGGAAACTCTGAGCTCGCAATCCCGCAATTCGATTTGAAGGGGGGTTAATTGGGTTTGCAGCTCGACCACAATCAAAGTGTCCATAGAAAACCGCCCTTATTGGGAGCGGTTCCGTTGGTGGATTCAGTTTGCGGGAATGAGATCGATCGAGTCCTGAATCTACAGCGCTTTTCACGCGAATGCACAATGCAAAATCATTCAACTGCCGTTCGAGCCATGACTCTCTGATGCGCTAACCGACGTTCTGCCCGCCTCATTGACGCACACCTGACTGGCGAATGGGCAGCTCAACGACAAATTCAGCACCCTGACCGGGAGTTGAGTGGCAGTAGAGTTTACCATGGTGCTTTTCGACGATGATTTGGTAGCTAATCGACATGCCCATGCCTGTGCCTTTGCCCACAGGTTTCGTCGTGAAGAAGGGATCAAAAATCCGTTGCTGAATCGGTTCCGGCACGCCCATGCCGTTATCCGCGATTGCAATCTCTACCCAGTCATCCACCACGGAAGTTCGGATGGTGATTCGCGGCTGGGCGGTAGCTTCGAGTGCATCGATCGCATTGCTCAAGAGATTCATAAAGACCTGATTGATTTGACCTGCACGACATTCGATTTGAGGCAGTGCAGCATAGTCTCGCACGATGAGAATTTCAGGACGCTGAGGCGAGGGTTTCAAGCGATGTTGCAGAATCAGGAGTGTACTTTCGAGTCCTTCATGCAAATCGACCGCTTTGAAATCGGCTTCATCGAGCCGAGAGAAGTTGCGTAGCGACAGGACGATTTCGCGAATGCGAGTGGTTCCAATCTCCATTGAGTTAAGGAGATTGGGGAGATCGGAATGAATAAATTCAAAATCGGTCGCCTGCAACTGGCGTTGAACAGCGGGGTGTGGGAATGGATGATGAAGTTGATAGAGGTTCAAGAGGGTCAGAATCTCAGTGACATAATCATGTAAATAAGTGAGATTGCCGTGAATGAAAGAGACAGGGTTATTAATTTCATGAGCAATGCCTGCTACTAGCTGTCCCAGGCTCGACATTTTTTCACTCTGGATCAGTTGTGTTTGACTGCTTTGGAGATTGCGGAGGGCTTGTTCTAGCTGAGCGGTTTGCTGTCTCAACTTCTCTTCGATCGTGATGCGCTCAGTGACATCGTGACAAAAGCCCAGCACTGCGAAAACCTCACCCTCGGCAGATAGAGGAATTTTCTGTGTATCAAAAATACGGGTGGTGCCATCCGCTGCGGTTGCTGGGTCGTAGGAATTATGAATTCTTTGTCCTGCAAGCGCAGCCTGATCGTCCGTCCGAAACCCGCGAATGCCTTGATCTGGATTACCGAGGACGAGATCCACAGGAAAGCCTAATTCCAGATCATCTTTTCCGAGCATGTCTTGGACGGTCTGTCCGATGGCGGTGGCATAGCTTTGGTTCACCAAGAGATAGCGAAACTGCTGGTCTTTGACAAAAATCCAATCTTGCGTTTCGTCGATCACTGTTTGCAGCAACTGCGCTGGTTGTTCTATGGTCTGACAGGACGGTACGGGTTCCCTTGAGCGAGCTTGAGCAAGCTGCAAAGACTGTGGTTCATCCTGACCGGTGACAGGCGGTTGCACAAACAGAATACCATTCCAAAGCTGTCCTAAAGCGGTTAGTGAGTCTGAGGTGGCAATCAGTTGAATGAGCTGAATCTGTCCAGATGCCAACCGCCATCGTCCTTGCCATTGCCATGACTGTTGTGTTTGGGTCGCTTGGGTGAGCGTCCTATGAAATGTCGCCTGATCGTCCGCTTCAATCTGAGCGAGCCACTGTGAGACATTGGCTTGAATTTCAGTAAATGGGCGCTCGAACACTAGGATGCAGTTTGGACTGATAAAGGGAAGGGTAATTGACCCATCAGAATGCGAAAGCAATTGGAAAATCACACCAGGTCCTGTTTCCAAGATTTGCTTCAAGGGAGGCTCGATCGAGCTGTTCTCACTGCGCTGCAAATTATGTAAATCAATCTTTGCGGGAAGTGGGGAGGCGTGGGGCATGAACACACTGAGGGACAAGCGACAGCAACCCTATTTTTCCCATCCTTCAACAAAACCCGCTTTAAGGCAGAACAAAAATTACAGAGAGAAGAAACAGTGCTCTATAGCACATTGCGAATGGTGATAATACTTTATCATTACTTAATATTTTGTTGGATTCCGTGACCTAGCCCCCGGTATGTGAGGAAGATTGAATGAAAAGGTTCTTGTCTCAAGCCATGAATGTAGATCATCGTGGCTGTTTTTGGACTGCGCTAGATCAGCCTTGGGCTGAGGTGAACTATGTGGAAACGTTAGCAAACAAAGTGCGCGGCAACCACTACCATCAGTACACCTATGAGCTTTTCTTTATCATCTCAGGTGAAATCGAGATCAGCATTGAGTCATTACAGTCTGGAGAGCGCACCACCTTCTTGGCGACAAAAGGAGAGCAAATTCTGATTGAACCTTACGAGTTGCACACTTTCCGGACAAAGACCAACGCTCAATGGATTGCAATGCTGTCCCAGAAAATTGACCCCCACAATCCAGATTTTCATCGCCTTTCCAGTGCTGCACCCGCTCATCAAGAGGGAGACATCGATGTGGGTCTACCCAGTTTGGTGCCAACCCAACCCTTGAGTCTCCTGGATAATTGAGTTCGCCAAATGTGTCACTCTGGCTCTAAGAACATGCTTGACTGAGTATCGTTAGGTGTACCGAGACTACAGCAAGGGAGCGGATTAATTTGAGAATTGCTGTAGTCTCGGCATTGCTCCCATTCAATGGAATCATGAGTACAAAAGATACGAATTGTCTCTCCCTGCGCCTGCTTCACTTGCCGTAGGCGTTCTTGATTGCGGCGACGAACAAAAGAATCCACATCTCCAAGCCGTTGTAGAATCGACAACCCAAGTGGACAGCGAGGCATTTCCGTCATTTCATCGCGATGATAATAAGCATCTCCAATGTGCAGCAACCATCCTTGCGAACTTATTCCAACTAGATCGGTTCTGGCATCGCTAAACTGCGTAGATTTCTTTCCAAGTCAGTGGTTGCAGCCTAATTGCTCAGACGATCACTCGCCCACCCGTTTGGGAACACTCAACAACTCAATTTTTTGTTGTCATCCCGTCAGTCTGGTGGGATTTTTTGTTTGAGAATGAGCGTGATCGCTCAGCTATAACCCTTAAAGTCGATTGCAGGCGCAAGCGTCCCTTAAAGAGGGGAATCCTTAAAACATTCCCTTTTTAGATAGCGATGAATAAATTCCAGTGGCGCTCTCAATGGCATATCAGGCGCGATCGTATCCCCCAGATGATTCTCGTCATTGCGATCGGTATAGTCCCCCTCAGCTATGCGATCGCTCGGGTGTCTGACGAGTTTCGACTATGGCAGGCAGGCGGAAAATGGTGCGTTCAGATTGCGCCAAGCGGTGAAGAAAAAGCTCTCTACGGCTCTGAATGCACTGGGTTTAGATAGCGCGATCGACTCCTGATAGGGCGGTGTCGATTTGCAGATCCGTCGATCTCACCCACCGCGATCGGAATTTGCACCCAATTCGATTTCAATGATTTATTTAGCGAGTCCAACACACAGAATTATTGGACTCTAATGCTTGCAAGCACTGAACAGAGGTAGCATTACTTGGTGTTTCCAAGATTTTCAGCGTTTTTGGATCACGTTGGTACTCTCTTGCAGGCACTCCATCGAGTGTTGGAGTGTCAGAAAAGCGCGAAACCCATCGAATCTGAGTTTTAACTCCGTCCGACCAACTTAAAACAGAGCTAGTGTCAAAATCTTCCAGTTTGCAAATCTCCCGCCGCTCAAGCTTTGATCCCATGAAGTGATAGCAGACAACATCATGAGTGATAGACATAG
Protein-coding regions in this window:
- a CDS encoding PAS domain-containing protein; translation: MPHASPLPAKIDLHNLQRSENSSIEPPLKQILETGPGVIFQLLSHSDGSITLPFISPNCILVFERPFTEIQANVSQWLAQIEADDQATFHRTLTQATQTQQSWQWQGRWRLASGQIQLIQLIATSDSLTALGQLWNGILFVQPPVTGQDEPQSLQLAQARSREPVPSCQTIEQPAQLLQTVIDETQDWIFVKDQQFRYLLVNQSYATAIGQTVQDMLGKDDLELGFPVDLVLGNPDQGIRGFRTDDQAALAGQRIHNSYDPATAADGTTRIFDTQKIPLSAEGEVFAVLGFCHDVTERITIEEKLRQQTAQLEQALRNLQSSQTQLIQSEKMSSLGQLVAGIAHEINNPVSFIHGNLTYLHDYVTEILTLLNLYQLHHPFPHPAVQRQLQATDFEFIHSDLPNLLNSMEIGTTRIREIVLSLRNFSRLDEADFKAVDLHEGLESTLLILQHRLKPSPQRPEILIVRDYAALPQIECRAGQINQVFMNLLSNAIDALEATAQPRITIRTSVVDDWVEIAIADNGMGVPEPIQQRIFDPFFTTKPVGKGTGMGMSISYQIIVEKHHGKLYCHSTPGQGAEFVVELPIRQSGVRQ
- a CDS encoding HAMP domain-containing histidine kinase; the protein is MQLWEERARAEISASLHHTSLILQNSLPQYLNFLVTELSTAIERTSTRINADKVESDRIGRKHGRERAGYADYSITQLILEYHLLRQVVFQVLEEEAPLTPRERDIIISSIEQAVNDAATQFSQTLSEIQELFMVTLTHDLKNPLNVIKMGTHLVLRRFERGDRHYDVTAKMIGAIGRLDGMIQNLLDASRLRAGQGLSLTFENCDLEQLLQEVVEDLNFAYEDRFVLVSDGAVETRCSRKDLRRVIENIATNAVKYGASDTPITLTLQHTATAIHITIHNEGQPISPEARSILFQQFRRTKTAGEQEGWGLGLFLAKSLTEMHQGTIEVESAGGKGTSFIITLPVVSADTTKS
- the nusB gene encoding transcription antitermination protein NusB codes for the protein MQARRISRELALLSISQLPSDLEKVSQQRIQDLVLASIRTLAAEARDTLETAAAELQRGDAQLLKSQTRAANLESARTMVQEAIALAQSAINRIGGAIELPEFIQLANQAEVRTYAMEIITRLQVERTAIDQLLNDILVDWKVERLATIDRDILRIATVEMMFLGIPDRVAINEAVELAKRYSNEDGHKFINGILRRVTDSLNVNR
- a CDS encoding vitamin K epoxide reductase family protein — encoded protein: MTRRRSTPWIYRNSRLLIGAIAALGILNTGYITFNKLASATVACPTTGCERVLESPYAVLFGLPLSLYGLLAYLAMAVFALAPLLVNPEEKKSLRTNLENQTWLLLFAGATAMLLFSGYLMYIMFSKFVSQFGVNGICYFCLASATFATLMFVLTLIGRDWNDRGQLVFLGSIVGIVTLIGSIAWGASVGQVSADAVTISDAQGNPYFVIENTSGEAETQLAQHLKQTGATMYGAYWCPHCCEQKQFFGKEASKEFPYVECAEGGKDAQIETCQRVLGEAEKQTGQKVGFPTWQVNGQFYSGRQTLQQLAERSGYKGPQNFKNEFKACRQP
- a CDS encoding glutamate-5-semialdehyde dehydrogenase, which translates into the protein MTTDNLGAFDPISALRAAHTASVTLSSASGVNRSRAVQAMAQALCRRQNDILEANTLDLEISREMAISELLLEWLKLTPERLQNVVQILNRLSELPDPIGRVMPANFQTDRAQTYSQLMPLGVIALIYEAFPELSAIAAGLCIKTANCLILKGGSEASHSNLAIAETLQQALEDEGLPIESVQLLPAEDAPIRDLIIQDRYLNLVIPYGRPSLVQQVVRQATAPVLKSAMGNCYLYWSPSGSLEMARSMIIDSHLSEPDPVNAIEKVLIHRQQNPASLVMLWDSLREKGFEIRGDMTLANEFPSLRLVEDSEWNQAYLDRIISFRIVDGLPSAINCINHYSSGHADCLVTESYQESRQFALGVNSATTYINASPRFYRNPKRGDAIFLGMSNQKGHRRGLIGLETLTTVKHIVQGTGLM
- a CDS encoding translation initiation factor: MGKKLKPDRDASGTRQRDRVVYSEFGNSEVFERAVPDLPPNQQNVRIQVSRKGRGGKTVTIISGFQHKPEILSDLAKKLKAQCGTGGAVKEEAIEIQGDHAQKLLQLLTELGYKAKISGG